Proteins encoded within one genomic window of Triticum aestivum cultivar Chinese Spring chromosome 2D, IWGSC CS RefSeq v2.1, whole genome shotgun sequence:
- the LOC123054256 gene encoding disease resistance protein RPM1 — translation MAEMIAISLSAKVAATLSRSPAADISSLVAVRSGISAAARDLELLRAFLRFADSRRGADALASAWVDQIRDVGFELEDAADEYAFLSGGGFVRACANFGAWLALARRLGKARARLRDLSDAKERYGIRPAEASESSSAPDGGSAAVVGRKLAEAAHFLQDGEIVGFAAHRRSLMKWLTEDLDSRRSLVAVCGMGGVGKTTLVTSVYKEVASSRHFDCAAWVSVSKNFTTDDLLRKIAKELHRDARAGMPDIDEMDYRSLVEALRGHLAKKRYLLLLDDVWDADAWYEIRNALVDDGTGSRIIITTRSQDVASLAASTRTIMLEPLPEQEAWSLFCNTTFREDANRECPHHLEHWALKILGRCCGLPLAIVSVGNLLALKDRTEFAWKNVHDSLDWNESSVRGIGQVSSILNLSIDDLPYHLKRCLLYCSIYPEDFLIKRKILIRLWIAEGYFEEKGQGTMEEIADDYLHQLVQRSLLQVTLKNEFGRAKRLCIHDLIRDLILQRSAKEGFTVFSKCQLTLESSKKIRHLILDRWASDHRPVPKMTLLRSFSAFKSDMDSSVLSGFRLLTVLNLWFVQIDKLPSSLTKLLNLRYLGIRSTLIEELPQDLGQLHNLQTLDTKWSRVQRLPPSIRKLDNLRHLIVFRRRSADFSSPFPGTAIEFPDGLQNLTCLQTLKYIEADEKMVKSLKSLKHMKSLELSGVHESNLIHLPSSISTMSGLLCLGIVSRDANVILDLEPFYPPPLKLQRLSLTGMLAKGKLPSWFGHLDNLMQLRLCSSELRGDSIGLLSSLPRLLHLTLKNAYTDRILTFPEGSFPVLKKLSLHEMPNLSHVEFRKGSLVHLNLLILGRCDELTEIPQGIENLTELDNLELFEMPSEIIQKIQDGETLEGNYEDSQRTTTVKNIHWYNGRLLQKTIYTNLFTVQM, via the coding sequence ATGGCGGAGATGATCGCGATATCGCTCTCGGCGAAGGTCGCCGCAACGCTGTCGCGCAGTCCGGCCGCCGACATCTCCTCTCTCGTCGCCGTCCGCTCGGGCATCTCCGCCGCGGCACGGGacctggagctcctccgcgcgttcCTCCGGTTCGCCGACTCCCGCCGCGGCGCGGACGCGCTCGCCTCCGCCTGGGTGGACCAGATCCGGGACGTCGGCTTCGAGCTGGAGGACGCCGCGGACGAGTACGCCTTCCTCTCCGGCGGCGGCTTCGTCCGCGCCTGCGCGAACTTCGGCGCGTGGCTCGCTCTGGCCAGACGGCTAGGCAAGGCGCGGGCGAGGCTCCGCGACCTGTCGGACGCCAAGGAACGGTACGGCATCCGGCCGGCCGAGGCCTCCGAGTCAAGCTCCGCTCCGGACGGCGGCTCCGCGGCCGTCGTAGGCCGGAAGCTAGCCGAAGCAGCGCATTTCTTGCAGGATGGGGAGATCGTCGGCTTTGCGGCGCACAGAAGGTCACTGATGAAATGGCTCACGGAGGACCTCGACTCCCGGCGCTCTCTGGTTGCTGTGTGCGGGATGGGCGGCGTTGGCAAGACCACTCTGGTCACCAGCGTGTACAAGGAGGTCGCCTCAAGCCGCCACTTCGACTGCGCTGCGTGGGTGTCCGTCTCCAAGAACTTCACGACGGATGACCTTCTAAGGAAAATCGCCAAAGAACTGCACCGGGACGCCCGTGCCGGCATGCCAGACATTGACGAGATGGACTACCGGTCGCTGGTGGAAGCTTTGCGTGGGCATCTCGCCAAGAAGAGGTACTTGTTATTGCTGGATGATGTCTGGGATGCCGATGCATGGTATGAAATCCGCAATGCGTTGGTTGATGATGGAACCGGGAGCCGGATAATCATCACGACACGCAGTCAAGATGTTGCCTCTCTCGCAGCTTCCACCAGGACCATCATGTTGGAACCGCTCCCTGAGCAAGAAGCATGGTCTTTGTTTTGTAACACCACATTCAGGGAAGATGCCAACCGGGAGTGCCCGCATCATCTGGAGCATTGGGCTTTGAAGATACTGGGCAGATGTTGTGGTCTACCATTAGCAATTGTATCAGTTGGTAACCTCCTTGCATTGAAGGATAGAACGGAATTTGCTTGGAAGAATGTCCATGACAGCCTTGACTGGAATGAAAGCAGTGTTCGTGGAATTGGGCAAGTGTCAAGCATACTGAATCTGAGCATTGACGATCTGCCTTATCACCTGAAGAGATGTTTGCTGTATTGCAGTATATACCCTGAAGATTTCTTGATCAAAAGGAAAATTCTGATCAGGTTGTGGATTGCAGAAGGCTATTTTGAGGAGAAGGGCCAGGGCACAATGGAAGAGATTGCGGATGATTACCTGCACCAGCTCGTGCAACGTAGCCTGTTGCAGGTCACGTTAAAGAATGAGTTTGGACGAGCGAAACGGCTCTGCATTCATGACCTGATCAGGGATTTGATTTTGCAAAGGTCAGCAAAGGAAGGGTTCACTGTATTCTCAAAATGTCAGCTAACATTGGAGTCAAGCAAAAAAATCCGTCATCTTATACTTGACCGATGGGCAAGTGATCATCGACCAGTTCCAAAGATGACATTGCTTCGCTCCTTCAGCGCATTTAAGTCAGATATGGATTCTTCAGTCTTGTCTGGCTTTAGGTTATTAACCGTATTAAACTTATGGTTCGTTCAGATAGATAAACTACCTAGCTCACTGACCAAACTTCTTAATCTGCGGTATCTTGGCATCCGTTCCACTCTCATTGAAGAGCTTCCACAGGATTTGGGACAGTTACATAACTTGCAAACTTTAGATACAAAGTGGTCCAGGGTCCAGAGACTACCACCAAGCATAAGAAAGCTCGATAACCTGCGCCACCTGATAGTGTTTAGACGCCGATCTGCAGACTTCAGTTCTCCGTTCCCTGGTACAGCAATTGAATTTCCAGACGGGCTGCAAAATCTTACTTGCCTGCAGACTCTAAAATACATTGAGGCTGATGAGAAGATGGTCAAATCCTTAAAAAGCTTAAAACACATGAAGAGCTTAGAGCTATCTGGTGTGCATGAGAGTAATCTTATTCATTTGCCCTCATCCATCTCCACAATGAGCGGCCTTCTGTGCTTGGGGATTGTCAGTCGGGACGCTAATGTAATATTGGACCTGGAGCCATTTTATCCACCCCCACTAAAGCTACAGAGACTTTCATTGACAGGAATGTTAGCCAAAGGTAAGTTGCCTTCATGGTTTGGGCACCTTGATAACCTCATGCAGTTGCGGTTGTGTTCATCTGAACTCAGAGGAGATTCAATTGGATTGCTCTCATCACTTCCCAGGCTGTTACATCTTACCCTAAAGAATGCATACACCGACAGGATCTTAACCTTTCCAGAAGGCAGTTTTCCAGTTCTTAAGAAGCTGAGCTTACATGAGATGCCTAACCTTTCTCACGTCGAGTTTCGAAAAGGGAGTCTTGTACATCTAAATCTATTAATCCTAGGCCGTTGTGATGAGCTAACTGAAATACCGCAAGGCATCGAGAACCTCACAGAGCTCGACAACCTTGAGCTTTTTGAAATGCCAAGTGAGATAATACAAAAGATTCAAGATGGGGAAACATTAGAGGGGAATTATGAAGATTCTCAGCGCACTACAACTGTTAAGAACATCCACTGGTATAATGGACGATTGTTGCAGAAAACAATTTACACCAACCTATTCACTGTTCAAATGTAG
- the LOC123054257 gene encoding deSI-like protein At4g17486 encodes MAAQNGGGGGAGAGAAVVLNVYDLTPINDYLYWFGLGIFHSGIEVHGLEYAFGAHDLSTSGVFEVEPKCCPGYVYRRSVWMGTTEMSRAEFRSFIQTLAGKYNGNTYHLISKNCNHFTDDVCKNITKKPAPGWVNRLARVGYFFNRLLPKSIQVSTVTHGATHPAFSDDDVDSSGSSLNGDSDMDDLDQHLLPAAGTDLQSIVVSPKLSKDLV; translated from the exons ATGGCGGCacagaacggcggcggcggcggcgccggcgccggcgcggcggTGGTCCTCAACGTGTACGACCTGACGCCCATAAACGACTACCTCTACTGGTTCGGCCTCGGCATCTTCCACTCCGGgatcgaag TTCATGGTTTGGAATATGCTTTTGGAGCCCATGATCTCTCAACCAGTGGGGTTTTTGAGGTTGAACCAAAATGTTGCCCTGGCTATGTCTATAGAAGGTCGGTATGGATGGGTACAACTGAGATGTCTAGGGCAGAGTTCCGCTCGTTCATTCAAACTCTTGCAGGAAAGTACAATGGGAATACATATCATTTGATTTCAAAGAACTGCAACCATTTTACAGATGATGTCTGTAAGAACATAACCAAAAAACCAGCCCCTGGATGGGTAAATCGGCTAGCAAGAGTGG GCTACTTTTTCAATCGCCTCCTACCAAAAAGCATTCAAGTCTCTACTGTTACTCACGGAGCAACCCATCCTGCATTCTCTG ATGATGATGTGGATTCATCAGGTTCATCCCTTAATGGGGACAGTGATATGGATGACCTGGATCAGCACCTGCTACCAGCCGCAGGCACTGACCTTCAATCTATAGTCGTGTCACCAAAGCTATCGAAAGACCTCGTTTGA